A window of Cheilinus undulatus linkage group 1, ASM1832078v1, whole genome shotgun sequence contains these coding sequences:
- the LOC121511237 gene encoding CUB and zona pellucida-like domain-containing protein 1 translates to MAVHQRSPSNLMELERCCKEERAKLPKDRCAKLVASHSKRLEAVIAAKVEANVICTESTMRVEIEKSSFPRLMEDHLRLSDPSNIVCSLKSHSNSTHVIGVIPLNACGTQIEEDDDFLRFKNEITTIDNPKDLITRKHLLEVQFYCQYPKHGNVTQTFWTHRRSVTVWEKGFGRFTYQFEFYPNAHYPTMIDPNSYPLEYELGSRIFMQIETKTTVNNTQLFVESCRAAPYDNPNSKPVYSIIENGCTVDPTVVIHPPDHERQFRFSIEAFKFIGLHDQVYITCSVIMCESGNSNTRCSQGCINATQSSNLHRRKRETVTESSMHLVSQGPLRLRRSAESADSQVKNLNLNLNMVFIAGCLLAAVGMISGVVVYKAKISGVRYQRLPTS, encoded by the exons ATGGCTGTGCACCAACgctccccatccaacctgatggAGCTTGAGAGGTGCTGCAAAGAGGAGAGGGCAAAACTGCCCAAAGATAGGTGTGCCAAGCTTGTGGCATCACActcaaaaagacttgaggctgtaattgctgcaaaaG TTGAAGCCAATGTGATCTGCACAGAGTCAACAATGAGAGTAGAGATTGAGAAATCTTCATTTCCTCGGCTCATGGAGGATCATTTGCGCCTCAGTGACCCCTCCAACAttgtctgcagcctgaagtctCACTCCAACAGCACCCATGTCATCGGCGTCATCCCCCTCAACGCCTGTGGCACACAGATCGAG GAAGATGACGACTTTCTGAGGTTCAAGAATGAAATCACCACGATTGATAACCCCAAAGACCTGATCACCAGGAAGCACCTGCTGGAGGTTCAGTTCTACTGTCAGTACCCCAAACATGGTAACGTGACACAGACCTTCTGGACACACAGGAGGAGCGTCACAGTGTGGGAGAAAGGCTTCGGCAGGTTCACGTACCAGTTTGAGTTCTATCCCAATGCTCATTACCCCACCATGATTGATCCAAACTCCTACCCTTTGGAGTACGAGTTGGGGAGCCGGATCTTCATGCAGATCGAGACAAAGACTACGGTCAACAACACCCAGCTGTTTGTGGAGTCATGCAGAGCTGCACCGTATGACAACCCCAACTCCAAACCAGTCTATTCCATCATCGAGAACGG GTGCACTGTGGATCCGACTGTTGTTATTCATCCCCCTGACCATGAGAGACAGTTCAGGTTCAGCATTGAGGCCTTCAAGTTCATTGGATTACACGACCAG GTGTACATTACCTGCTCTGTCATAATGTGTGAGTCTGGAAATTCCAACACCAGGTGCTCACAGGGATGCATCAATGCCACCCAGTCGTCTAATCTGCACAGGCGTAAGAGAGAGACTGTCACTGAGAGTTCAATGCACCTCGTTTCCCAGGGTCCTCTGCGCCTGAGGAGGTCAGCAGAGAGCGCAGACAGCCAAG tgaagaacctgaacctgaacctgaacatGGTCTTCATCGCTGGATGTCTTCTTGCAGCCGTTGGCATGATCAGTGGAGTGGTGGTGTACAAAGCTAAAATATCAGGCGTCAGATACCAGCGCCTGCCAACGTCCTAG